A DNA window from Brenneria izadpanahii contains the following coding sequences:
- a CDS encoding ABC transporter substrate-binding protein: MKNTLFKMTQRGVIMGIALSLAAAGSAQALTLYTAGPGALAKKLAAGYEKQTGVKVDVFQATTGKVMARLEAEQANPRADVLISASWDTATDLQQRGWLLEFDSPNAATVPAQFKTPYYVAQGISALGIVWNSKSGTPEPKDWDDLTKPEFKDKVTTPDPALSGASLDLLIGLQNAQQEQAWAMFDRLKANGMIIAGPNAQALTPVLQGAKAAVFGAVDYVSYGSIAAGESIKVIFPASGTVIAPRPMMILKSSKNQQQAKDFVNYMLSPEGQKAVAESWLMPAREDIDAKRPLFKQLKLLPEGDSASTSRAAILNRFAALFGQH, translated from the coding sequence ATGAAAAACACTTTGTTCAAAATGACTCAACGAGGCGTAATTATGGGTATTGCTCTCTCATTAGCGGCGGCGGGCAGCGCGCAAGCGCTGACGCTCTATACCGCCGGGCCGGGAGCGCTGGCGAAAAAACTGGCGGCGGGCTATGAAAAACAGACCGGCGTGAAAGTCGATGTTTTTCAGGCCACCACCGGTAAAGTGATGGCCAGGCTGGAAGCCGAACAGGCGAATCCGCGCGCGGACGTGCTGATTTCCGCCTCCTGGGATACGGCGACGGATCTACAGCAGCGCGGCTGGCTGCTGGAATTCGATAGCCCGAATGCGGCCACGGTGCCGGCCCAATTCAAAACGCCTTACTACGTGGCGCAAGGCATTTCCGCCCTGGGTATCGTATGGAACAGCAAGAGCGGTACGCCGGAGCCGAAAGACTGGGACGATCTGACCAAACCTGAGTTTAAGGATAAGGTGACCACCCCCGATCCCGCCCTTTCGGGCGCGTCGCTCGATCTGCTTATCGGCCTGCAGAACGCTCAACAGGAGCAGGCGTGGGCGATGTTCGATCGGTTGAAAGCCAACGGCATGATTATCGCCGGTCCTAACGCGCAGGCGTTAACGCCGGTATTGCAGGGCGCCAAAGCCGCGGTTTTCGGCGCTGTCGATTATGTGTCGTATGGCAGCATCGCCGCGGGCGAATCAATCAAAGTGATCTTCCCCGCCAGCGGCACGGTAATCGCGCCGCGGCCGATGATGATCTTGAAAAGCAGCAAAAATCAGCAGCAGGCCAAAGATTTCGTCAACTATATGCTCTCTCCCGAAGGGCAGAAAGCGGTGGCCGAATCCTGGCTGATGCCGGCGCGTGAGGATATCGATGCAAAACGCCCTCTGTTTAAGCAACTGAAACTGTTGCCGGAAGGGGATAGCGCCTCCACTTCCCGCGCCGCTATCCTGAATCGCTTTGCGGCCTTATTTGGCCAGCACTAA
- a CDS encoding ABC transporter ATP-binding protein — MTSLESSSPAAITIEGLSKSFAGQTVLNSICLHVPQGTTLALLGPSGCGKSTLLKLLAGLLQPDAGSIHFGDRLVADHRQSLPPEQRNLGMVFQDYALWPHMTVAQNVGFPLRMRKVPRAECRQRVDEVLARVGLDGFADRKSADLSGGQQQRVGLARAIVAEPHILLFDEPLSNLDRDLRESLCQEMASLLRQLGTTAVYVTHDRGEANALAHRVAYMSQGQITDITML; from the coding sequence ATGACGTCACTCGAATCTTCTTCTCCCGCGGCGATTACGATTGAAGGATTATCAAAATCCTTTGCCGGTCAGACGGTGCTTAACTCAATTTGCCTGCACGTTCCGCAAGGAACGACTCTGGCGCTGCTGGGGCCATCCGGCTGCGGTAAAAGCACCTTATTAAAGTTATTGGCCGGTTTGTTGCAGCCGGACGCCGGCTCCATCCATTTCGGCGATCGTCTGGTCGCCGACCATCGGCAATCTCTGCCGCCGGAACAACGCAATCTTGGCATGGTGTTTCAAGACTATGCGCTGTGGCCGCACATGACCGTGGCGCAAAACGTCGGCTTCCCTTTGCGGATGCGTAAGGTGCCGCGCGCCGAATGCCGTCAGCGGGTTGACGAGGTGCTGGCCCGTGTCGGCCTGGACGGTTTTGCCGATCGCAAGTCCGCCGATTTATCCGGCGGTCAGCAGCAGCGCGTCGGCCTGGCGCGCGCGATTGTCGCAGAGCCGCACATCCTGTTGTTCGACGAACCGTTATCCAATCTCGATCGGGATCTGCGCGAATCGCTTTGTCAGGAAATGGCGTCGCTTTTACGCCAATTAGGCACCACCGCCGTGTATGTCACGCACGATCGCGGCGAAGCAAATGCTCTGGCTCATCGTGTCGCCTACATGTCACAGGGTCAGATTACCGATATCACCATGCTCTAA
- a CDS encoding polymorphic toxin type 44 domain-containing protein: MAVIPLMPSGGFPLLHQNMREARRNGMPRGMATPQTYYWFYQRVRNGGPWDYKQQDRAWANFGNFNYGATGTAAGIPPNILFMGAGWAQSRAGTSQPAWGLWYQKPPYGDDPRDQFWIQQGIDYANKHGY, from the coding sequence ATGGCAGTTATTCCCCTTATGCCTTCAGGCGGTTTCCCCCTTCTGCATCAAAACATGAGAGAAGCCCGCAGAAATGGAATGCCGCGTGGTATGGCAACACCGCAAACGTATTACTGGTTTTACCAACGAGTTCGCAACGGCGGACCATGGGATTACAAACAGCAAGATCGCGCGTGGGCCAACTTTGGCAATTTTAATTACGGCGCTACCGGAACTGCCGCAGGGATCCCGCCCAATATATTGTTTATGGGAGCAGGCTGGGCGCAAAGCCGGGCAGGAACGTCACAACCTGCGTGGGGGCTCTGGTATCAAAAGCCGCCTTATGGCGATGACCCCCGCGATCAATTTTGGATTCAACAAGGGATAGACTATGCAAATAAGCACGGCTATTAA
- a CDS encoding histidine phosphatase family protein, translating into MNLICKPFVFLRHGETPLNRDRLIGGRTDVPLTENGEQQARDAAPLLANHAWSCIAVSDKLRARQTAALAVPGLPKLIVPDLRERDWGDLELRPYAEQPPYEQTPPGGESWADFCARITGALNQLLQQYDTPLIVAHSGVFRVLSLLAAGSPYGPRIGNAAPMWIMPGRSPGGWTIAPLAQRDAAN; encoded by the coding sequence ATGAATCTAATCTGCAAACCTTTTGTCTTTCTGCGCCACGGCGAAACGCCGCTTAACCGCGATCGGCTTATCGGCGGGCGCACCGATGTGCCGCTGACGGAAAACGGCGAACAGCAGGCGCGGGACGCGGCGCCTCTCTTGGCGAATCATGCCTGGAGCTGTATCGCCGTCAGCGATAAGCTGCGCGCCCGGCAAACGGCGGCGCTGGCGGTGCCCGGATTACCCAAACTGATCGTTCCCGATCTGCGCGAACGGGATTGGGGCGATCTGGAACTCCGGCCCTACGCGGAACAGCCGCCTTATGAACAGACGCCGCCCGGCGGCGAGTCCTGGGCCGATTTTTGCGCGCGCATTACCGGCGCGCTTAATCAACTGCTGCAACAATACGACACTCCGCTGATCGTCGCCCATTCCGGCGTGTTTCGCGTGCTTAGCCTGCTGGCCGCCGGTTCGCCTTACGGGCCGCGCATCGGCAACGCGGCGCCGATGTGGATCATGCCCGGCCGTTCTCCCGGCGGTTGGACGATCGCGCCGTTGGCGCAACGGGATGCCGCTAATTAA
- a CDS encoding MBL fold metallo-hydrolase yields MSVSINILSGLHGKAPAAILVTTPSQRILLDAGGALEPDAELWPLPGDLDAILLSHDHEDHIGGLTRLPPQTPVYCTEITARSLPAGTNVRPIPVRGRFHLGSLTVTTGSCGHAYGGVWFHLDLAGGLFYSGDVSLESALFRFDRPPAAQTALVDASYGLYDAAQNRQRETILARLVQPTLCPVPPSGRAVEMALLLARRNAAGFTLDEPCRAMLERMAEFDDGSLQPGVQDELKRLAQTLPVFSPAMPVLLAGDPDGQSGAVGELRARPGFGHRVLFTGHLNRHAQRQRQAGEIDFCRWNVHPTRQCLQKLVAMLECRRLAPLFTPIGATADWRRALECDIMDRPVIRMER; encoded by the coding sequence ATGAGCGTCAGTATCAATATTCTCAGCGGTCTGCACGGCAAGGCGCCGGCGGCCATACTGGTGACCACGCCGTCGCAGCGCATTTTGCTTGATGCGGGCGGCGCGCTGGAGCCGGACGCCGAACTTTGGCCGCTCCCCGGCGATCTGGATGCGATCTTGCTGAGTCACGATCATGAGGATCACATCGGCGGCCTGACGCGTTTGCCGCCGCAGACGCCAGTATACTGCACCGAGATTACGGCCCGGTCGCTGCCTGCAGGCACGAATGTGCGGCCGATCCCGGTGCGCGGGCGATTTCATCTTGGATCGTTGACCGTCACCACCGGCAGCTGCGGCCATGCCTACGGCGGGGTTTGGTTTCATCTGGATTTGGCGGGCGGGCTGTTTTACAGCGGCGACGTCAGCCTGGAATCCGCGCTGTTCCGTTTTGATCGCCCCCCTGCGGCGCAGACGGCGCTGGTGGATGCTTCCTATGGTTTGTATGACGCCGCCCAGAACCGGCAGCGGGAGACGATACTGGCGCGGCTGGTTCAGCCTACGCTGTGTCCGGTGCCGCCTTCCGGCCGGGCGGTGGAAATGGCTTTGCTGCTGGCGCGCCGGAATGCCGCCGGCTTCACGCTGGATGAGCCTTGCCGGGCGATGCTGGAACGGATGGCGGAGTTTGACGACGGGAGCCTGCAACCCGGCGTACAGGACGAACTGAAAAGGCTGGCTCAGACATTGCCGGTTTTCTCACCGGCAATGCCGGTACTGCTGGCGGGCGATCCGGATGGACAGAGCGGCGCTGTCGGCGAACTGCGCGCCCGGCCCGGTTTCGGCCACCGCGTGCTGTTCACCGGCCACCTCAATCGGCATGCCCAGCGGCAGCGGCAGGCGGGCGAGATCGATTTCTGCCGTTGGAATGTCCATCCCACGCGGCAATGCCTGCAAAAACTGGTCGCAATGCTGGAATGCCGCCGTCTGGCGCCGTTATTCACGCCTATTGGCGCCACGGCGGATTGGCGGCGGGCGTTGGAATGCGACATTATGGATCGCCCGGTTATCAGGATGGAACGATGA
- a CDS encoding ABC transporter ATP-binding protein encodes MAELKLEQVSKKFGEQTVVRDLSLTIPAGAFTALLGPSGCGKTTTLRIMAGLEQLSQGRLSLGDKTLADQRLHLPPEERNMGMVFQSYALWPHMTVAENVGYPLKLKKVNGAARQKRVMEALDAVELAACADRSPQDLSGGQRQRVALARCLVSEPQVMLLDEPLANLDRHLRATMEQTFRDFHRRTGATFVYVTHDQAEAMALASHIAVMHQGELMQWGSPQQLYQYPQNAWVARFIGKGSILTLPVADNAARLDGAQLHNGLERVSAAGLGRPILIRPEHVEIAASGAAAQVESCIYQGERYLLQLRLADGQPLTAYHHSPVDERQPVAVRLHQGWRLEAA; translated from the coding sequence ATGGCAGAGCTGAAACTGGAACAGGTCAGTAAAAAGTTCGGCGAGCAGACCGTGGTGCGCGATCTGAGCTTAACCATTCCCGCAGGCGCCTTTACCGCGTTGCTTGGTCCCAGCGGCTGCGGTAAAACCACCACCTTGCGCATCATGGCCGGGCTGGAGCAGCTAAGCCAGGGACGGCTATCGCTGGGCGATAAAACGCTGGCCGACCAACGGCTGCATCTTCCCCCCGAAGAGCGCAACATGGGGATGGTGTTCCAATCCTATGCGCTGTGGCCGCATATGACGGTGGCGGAGAATGTGGGTTATCCATTGAAGCTGAAAAAGGTGAATGGCGCCGCCCGGCAAAAACGCGTGATGGAAGCGCTGGATGCGGTTGAACTCGCCGCCTGCGCCGATCGCTCCCCGCAGGATCTCAGCGGCGGACAGCGGCAGCGCGTCGCGCTGGCGCGCTGCCTGGTGTCGGAACCGCAGGTGATGCTGTTGGATGAACCGTTAGCCAACCTGGACCGGCACTTACGCGCCACCATGGAACAGACCTTCCGCGATTTTCACCGGCGTACCGGCGCAACTTTTGTTTACGTCACCCACGATCAGGCGGAGGCGATGGCGCTGGCCAGCCATATTGCGGTGATGCATCAGGGCGAACTGATGCAGTGGGGTTCCCCGCAGCAGTTGTATCAATATCCGCAGAATGCCTGGGTCGCGCGTTTTATCGGCAAGGGCAGCATATTAACGCTGCCGGTGGCCGATAATGCGGCCCGGTTGGACGGCGCTCAACTGCATAACGGGCTGGAACGCGTCTCTGCGGCTGGTCTGGGCCGGCCGATTCTGATTCGTCCCGAACATGTGGAAATCGCCGCCAGCGGCGCCGCCGCGCAGGTGGAGAGCTGTATCTATCAGGGAGAGCGTTATTTGCTGCAACTGCGGCTGGCCGACGGTCAGCCGCTCACCGCTTACCACCATTCCCCGGTGGATGAGCGGCAGCCGGTCGCGGTGCGTTTGCACCAGGGCTGGCGGCTGGAGGCGGCATGA
- a CDS encoding ABC transporter permease, translated as MSGVTMRYPSSGNPPRGLLWLLLGLVTLLSLLPSMRLLISALFDWHQGGNSSLWRVLSSQSTWVALYNSLYTSGVGTLLSLLLGCLFAFCLALTDIRAKQIWIFLFMLPMMIPPQVTALSWLQLFGPSSILLNSLGMAPTFGSPNPLYSAEGIALLLGIQHAPLVFLALRTQLLCLPKEQIEAARLNGASLWRVFCDIVLPLCRTSLWAGGAIAFVSALGNFGIPAMLGIPISYFVLPTQIYQTMAGFGPSMINQVAALSVLMGVLAVGIVILQGRLQRRHALPLIGMAGHALAFRLGAWRWPTELILGSVLFMILAAPLLALIATSLVPTLGVPLNGETLTFAAYGTMLEGQSATWRALTNSLLLSVSAAGVLMILSLPLAYLLVRYPSRPLRWLHNAIDIPYTLPGVVLAIAFILLFARPLPIVNITLYGTLTIIFLAYLARFLTVCLKPVHSGMLQLDPAMEEAASLAGAGFSQRLRHIVLPLLAPAAFAGALLVFLTAVNELTVSALLWSAGSETLGVVIFNLDESGNKVLASAVSVMVVALVALVMLLLSGLGRYLPKGVIPWQS; from the coding sequence ATGAGTGGCGTTACAATGCGTTATCCTTCCAGCGGCAACCCTCCCAGGGGGTTGCTCTGGCTGTTGCTCGGCCTGGTTACGCTGCTTAGCCTGCTGCCCAGCATGCGTTTGTTGATCTCGGCGCTGTTCGACTGGCACCAGGGAGGGAACAGCAGCCTGTGGCGGGTGCTGTCCAGCCAATCCACCTGGGTCGCGCTGTACAACAGTTTATATACCAGCGGCGTGGGGACGTTGCTCTCTCTGTTGTTAGGCTGCCTTTTTGCCTTCTGTCTGGCGCTGACCGATATTCGCGCCAAGCAGATTTGGATCTTTCTGTTTATGCTGCCGATGATGATCCCGCCGCAGGTCACGGCGCTGAGCTGGCTGCAACTGTTCGGCCCCAGCAGCATTTTGCTGAACAGCTTGGGCATGGCGCCCACTTTCGGCAGTCCCAATCCGCTTTATTCCGCTGAAGGCATCGCCCTGTTGCTGGGCATCCAGCATGCGCCGCTGGTGTTTCTGGCGCTGCGCACCCAGTTGCTCTGCCTGCCCAAAGAGCAAATCGAAGCCGCGCGGCTGAACGGCGCTTCTTTGTGGCGGGTGTTTTGCGATATCGTCCTGCCGCTGTGCCGTACTTCGCTGTGGGCGGGCGGCGCCATCGCCTTCGTCTCGGCGCTGGGCAACTTCGGTATTCCCGCCATGCTGGGCATTCCCATTTCCTACTTTGTGCTGCCAACGCAGATCTACCAGACGATGGCTGGCTTCGGCCCTTCCATGATCAATCAGGTCGCGGCGCTGTCGGTACTGATGGGGGTGTTAGCGGTCGGCATCGTCATATTGCAGGGGCGATTGCAGCGGCGGCATGCATTGCCGCTTATCGGCATGGCCGGCCACGCGCTGGCGTTTCGGCTCGGCGCCTGGCGTTGGCCGACGGAGCTGATACTGGGCAGCGTGCTGTTTATGATCCTGGCCGCGCCCCTGCTGGCGTTAATCGCCACCTCGCTGGTGCCGACTCTGGGCGTGCCGCTGAACGGCGAGACGCTGACCTTCGCCGCTTACGGCACCATGCTGGAAGGGCAGAGCGCCACCTGGCGCGCGCTGACCAACAGTTTGCTGTTGTCAGTTTCAGCCGCCGGGGTGCTGATGATCTTGAGCCTGCCGCTCGCCTATCTGCTGGTGCGTTACCCCAGCCGGCCGCTGCGCTGGCTGCATAACGCGATCGATATTCCCTATACCTTGCCCGGCGTGGTGCTGGCGATTGCGTTTATTCTGCTGTTCGCCCGGCCGCTCCCCATCGTGAATATCACGCTGTACGGCACGCTGACGATCATTTTTCTGGCGTATTTGGCGCGCTTTCTCACGGTGTGCCTCAAGCCGGTTCACAGCGGTATGCTGCAACTGGATCCGGCGATGGAAGAGGCGGCCAGCCTGGCGGGAGCCGGTTTTTCGCAGCGGCTGCGCCATATCGTCCTGCCGCTGCTGGCGCCGGCGGCCTTCGCCGGCGCGCTGCTGGTGTTTCTGACCGCGGTCAACGAATTGACCGTCTCGGCCCTGCTGTGGAGCGCCGGCAGCGAAACGCTCGGCGTCGTCATTTTCAATCTGGATGAAAGCGGCAACAAGGTGCTGGCCTCCGCCGTTTCAGTGATGGTGGTGGCGCTGGTGGCGCTGGTTATGTTGTTGCTAAGCGGTCTAGGCCGCTATCTTCCCAAAGGAGTTATCCCATGGCAGAGCTGA
- a CDS encoding ABC transporter substrate-binding protein yields MYKKIIFAALPLATLSSSAIAETTLMLYTSQPNEDAQMTVNAFEQAHPDIKVNWIRDGTTKLTARLQAELAAGGAAPDVLLISDSVTMESLRQQDLLAPYKSPEATRYDPSLYDAEGYYYGTKLITTGIAYHRQAPVKPASWQDLLKPELKNMTTMPSPLYSGAALIHLATLTNNPQLGWDYYQKLKENGAMPQGGNGAVLSAISSGGKAYGVLVDFMAIREKAKGAPIEFLFPQEGVSIVTEPVAMLKKAKSPDAAKAFIDFVLSEQGQQLVLKQGYLPARADLPVPEGFPPRDQIKLMAFDAGKALAEAEQNKQRFSQLFGSH; encoded by the coding sequence ATGTATAAAAAAATAATCTTTGCCGCTTTGCCGCTGGCGACGCTTAGCTCGTCCGCGATAGCGGAAACCACACTAATGCTTTACACCAGCCAGCCTAATGAAGATGCCCAGATGACCGTCAACGCTTTTGAGCAGGCGCATCCCGACATCAAAGTGAACTGGATCCGCGATGGAACCACCAAACTCACCGCGCGCCTGCAGGCCGAGCTGGCCGCCGGCGGCGCGGCCCCGGACGTGCTGTTGATCTCCGACAGCGTGACGATGGAGTCGCTCAGACAACAGGATCTGCTGGCGCCGTACAAATCGCCGGAAGCGACCCGCTACGACCCCTCGCTCTATGATGCGGAGGGCTATTATTACGGCACCAAACTGATCACCACCGGGATCGCCTATCATCGTCAGGCGCCGGTGAAACCCGCTTCATGGCAGGATCTGCTCAAGCCCGAACTGAAAAACATGACCACCATGCCCAGTCCGCTCTATTCCGGCGCCGCGCTTATTCATCTGGCGACGCTGACGAATAATCCGCAGCTTGGCTGGGACTATTACCAGAAGCTGAAAGAGAACGGCGCCATGCCCCAGGGCGGTAATGGCGCGGTGCTGAGCGCTATTTCATCCGGCGGCAAAGCCTACGGCGTACTGGTGGACTTCATGGCGATCCGGGAAAAGGCCAAAGGCGCGCCGATTGAGTTTCTGTTTCCGCAGGAGGGCGTAAGCATCGTGACCGAGCCGGTCGCAATGCTGAAGAAAGCCAAAAGCCCCGACGCCGCCAAAGCCTTTATCGATTTCGTGCTGTCGGAGCAGGGACAGCAACTGGTGCTGAAGCAGGGCTATCTGCCGGCGCGCGCCGATCTGCCCGTACCGGAAGGTTTCCCGCCGCGCGATCAAATCAAGCTGATGGCGTTTGACGCCGGTAAAGCATTGGCCGAAGCCGAGCAGAACAAACAACGCTTTAGCCAACTGTTCGGAAGCCACTAA
- a CDS encoding DeoR/GlpR family DNA-binding transcription regulator, with the protein MTPEARRRAIAMMVTEQGAQSIEQLAEHFGVSLQTVRSDVRELTEQGLLLRRHGLVAPFARENIGYQQREIVNVEGKRWIGERVAALLGEYPSCFLGTGTTVEMAARALPPDTRLTIFTNNLHAAQSLSQLPYCELTVAGGRMRKRDLDIIGGDALAFFSRYRVAIGVVSVGGIGEAGELYDFNDDEVMARHALLAGAALKVLVADSTKFGRSALCQNGTMADFHYVVSDRPPSRQQREILQNAPTRWLCREKIEA; encoded by the coding sequence ATGACACCGGAAGCACGCCGCCGCGCAATCGCCATGATGGTGACCGAACAGGGAGCGCAAAGTATCGAGCAATTGGCCGAGCATTTCGGCGTGTCGCTGCAAACCGTGCGCAGCGATGTACGGGAACTGACCGAGCAGGGTCTGTTGCTGCGCCGGCACGGTCTGGTGGCGCCTTTCGCGCGGGAGAATATCGGCTATCAGCAACGGGAAATCGTCAATGTCGAGGGCAAACGCTGGATTGGAGAACGCGTCGCCGCGCTGCTTGGCGAATATCCAAGCTGTTTCCTGGGGACGGGCACCACCGTTGAGATGGCGGCTCGCGCCCTGCCCCCCGATACCCGATTGACCATATTCACCAATAACCTGCATGCGGCGCAATCGCTCAGCCAACTGCCCTACTGTGAACTAACCGTAGCCGGCGGACGGATGCGAAAACGGGATCTGGATATCATCGGCGGCGATGCGTTGGCGTTTTTCAGCCGCTATCGGGTGGCGATAGGCGTGGTGTCGGTAGGGGGAATCGGGGAAGCGGGAGAGCTCTACGATTTCAACGATGACGAAGTGATGGCGCGCCATGCGCTGCTGGCCGGCGCCGCGCTGAAGGTGCTGGTGGCGGACAGCACCAAGTTTGGCCGTTCGGCCCTTTGTCAAAACGGCACCATGGCCGATTTTCACTACGTGGTCAGCGATCGACCGCCCTCCAGACAGCAGCGGGAAATTTTGCAGAACGCGCCGACGCGCTGGCTGTGCCGGGAAAAA